The genomic stretch TTGCGGATATGATCGGCAAACAGCCGCAGCTGGCCGGTCATACGCCCGCGTTCACCGATCAGCCGCGCCTCTGGCAGGCCGGTTTCCTGCGCGCCGACACGGGTGATCGCATCACCGCGCGCATCGATTTCCTGCGCGATCTGGCCCAGAAACGCCGCGCGGGTTTCGCGGCTGGTGGCGCTGTAGGCGTCGAATGCGGCCTCTGCTGCCATGGCGGCTTGCGCGACGTGATCGGGCGTGCCTTCGCTGTAATGATGGACCGGGCCGGTGGCGGGGGAGGCTGCGAAAACCGATGCGCCCTTGACGCGCAGGCCTGCGATCAGATGGGCGCCATGTGGAATATGTGTCATGATCTCTTTGCTCATTTGCCCCACCGCAGGGCGATCAGGTCAAGGTCGGTTGCAAGCGCCAGCAGGCGGGTTCTGGTGCGGTCACTGAGCGGGGCCAAGGGGTGGCGCACGTAATCCGACCTGATCACGCCGCCCGCCTGCATCACCGCCTTGGCCGCACGCAAGCCACATTGTCGGTTCTCATGGTTGATCAACGGCAGGCAGCGTTGCCACTGATCCAATGCGCCGCCGGCATCACCAGAGCGATACATGGTGACGATGGGCCGGATATGTTCCGGCAACAGCGCCGAGGTCATCGTGCCGGTGCAACCCGCATCCAGATCGGCCAGCAGCGTCGCCGCTTCTTCGCCATCGAAAGGCCCTGCGATATCCGCACCACCTGCGGCGATCAACGCGGCCAGCTTGTCCGCCGCGAAAGGCATTTCCAGCTTGAAATAGCTGACCTGGTCCAGTTCGCGCGCCATACGCGCCAGAAACGGCACCGTCAGTTGG from Yoonia vestfoldensis encodes the following:
- a CDS encoding dihydrodipicolinate synthase family protein; translated protein: MPMPLTGILPVAPTPFHADGTVDDDGMRRVLDCLIDQGVDAICILANYSEQFVLSDDERAALMRLSLDHVAGRVPVIVTISHFATQIAVARARDAQALGAAMVMMMPPYHGVGIVPPEPLIFEHFKAVSDAIRIPIMVQDAPLSGCQLTVPFLARMARELDQVSYFKLEMPFAADKLAALIAAGGADIAGPFDGEEAATLLADLDAGCTGTMTSALLPEHIRPIVTMYRSGDAGGALDQWQRCLPLINHENRQCGLRAAKAVMQAGGVIRSDYVRHPLAPLSDRTRTRLLALATDLDLIALRWGK